Proteins encoded by one window of Cannabis sativa cultivar Pink pepper isolate KNU-18-1 chromosome 4, ASM2916894v1, whole genome shotgun sequence:
- the LOC115713214 gene encoding retrovirus-related Pol polyprotein from transposon TNT 1-94 isoform X4 produces MTSNGMLHETSCVDTTPQNGVAERKNRHLLENARALLFQMKVPKPFWTDAISTTCFLINRMPSSVLNGEIPFNILFPNKSLFPVAPRVFGSVCFARDVRPSVTKLDPKALKCVFLGYSRLQKGYRCYCPDLNKYLVSIDVTFVENTPYFSSSPTSTSQGEDDDLLVYSVTSYAPDTCSGGSLVPSPASVVTPTMSTPPPPPPPLPPPVSCPAPASSSSDPEIPDDLPIALRKGKRQCTFPISSFVSYNHLSSSSCSFIASLDSITIPKTVREAMSHPGWLAAMIEKMNALVANGTWVLVDLP; encoded by the coding sequence ATGACCTCTAAtggcatgcttcatgaaacttcttgtgttgatacgacacctcaaaatggtgttgcagaacgTAAAAACAGACATCTTCTTGAAAATGCGCGTGCTctcttgtttcaaatgaaagtTCCTAAACCTTTTTGGACCGATGCAATTTCCACGAcatgctttcttattaatcgcatgccatcctctgttcttaatggtgaaattccatttaacattctttttcctaataagtCATTGTTTCCAGTTGCTCCGCGAGTATTTGGCagtgtttgttttgctcgcgatgtccgcccatctgtcaccaaattagaccctaaggcactaaagtgtgtctttcttggttattctcgtcttcagaaagggtataggtgttattgtcctgatctcaacaaatatctagtttctattgatgttacctttgtagaaaatacaccttatttttcatcttcccctacttctactagtcagggggaggatgatgatttgttggtttattcTGTCACATCCTATGCGCCTGATACATGTTCTGGCGGGTCTCTTGTTCCTTCACCTGCCTCGGTCGTCACCCCCACAATGtctacacctccaccacctccaccacctttACCACCTCCTGTTTCATGTCCTGCACCTGCATCTTCGTCATCAGATCCGGAAATCCCAGATGATCTTCCCATTGCACTACGTAAAGGTAAACGCCAATGTACTTTTCCCATTTCTTCTTTTGTGTCTTATAATcatctctcctcttcttcttgctcttttattgcgtctcttgattctatcactattcctaaaactGTTCGAGAAGCGATGTCTCATCCTGGTTGGCTTGCTGCAATGATTGAAAAGATGAATGCTTTGGTTGCGAATGGTACTTGGGTCTTGGTTGATTTACCTTAA